The Thermomonospora curvata DSM 43183 DNA segment CAGGCCGGCGACACCGCCTTCGCCGAGATCGACGTGGAGCGGCGCCGGGCCATCTCCCGCTCCCACACCGCCACCCACATGGTGCACGCCGGGTTCCGCCGGGCGCTGGGGGAGTCGGCCGCCCAGGCCGGTTCGGAGAACTCCCCGGGCCGCTTCCGCTTCGACTTCACCTCCGCCGGGCCGGTGCCGCCCAGCGTGCTGCGCGATGTGGAGGACGAGGTCAACGCGGTGCTGGTGGACGACCTGGACGTGCGGGCCTTCACCACCTCCATCGAGCAGGCCCGCGCCATGGGCGCGCTGGCGCTGTTCGGGGAGAAGTACGGCGATGAGGTCCGGGTCGTGGAGGTCGGCGACTACTCCCGGGAGCTGTGCGGCGGCACCCACGTGGCCCGTTCCGGCCAGCTCGGGCTGATCAAGGTGCTCGGGGAGTCCTCCATCGGCGCCGGGGTCCGCCGCATCGAGGCGCTGGTCGGCATCGACGCCTTCCGCTTCCTGGCCCGCGAGAGCGTCCTGGTCTCCCAGCTGTCGGAACAGCTCAAGGTCCGCAAGGAGGAGCTGCCGGAGCGGATCTCCACCGTGATCGGCCGGCTGCGCGAGGCCGAAAAGGAACTGGAGCGGCTGCGCTCGGCCCAGGTGCTGGCGGTGGCCGGCTCGCTGGCCGACTCGGCCAAGGACATCGACGGCATCGCCTATGTGGCGCACCGCGCCCCCGACGGCACCACCGCCGACGACCTGCGCAAGCTGGCGCTGGATGTGCGGGGACGGCTGGCGTCCCGGCCCGCCGTGGTGCTGATCACCGGCGTGCCCAAGGACCGCCCGGTGGTGGTCGTGGCGGTCACCGAGGGCGCCCGCGAGCGGGGCCTGAAGGCCGGCGCCCTGGTCGGCGTGGCGGCCAAGGCCCTCGGCGGCGGCGGAGGCGGCAAGGACGACCTGGCCCAGGGCGGCGGCGCCGACCCGACGGCCATCGACAAGGCGCTGGCGGCCGTCGAGCACGCCGTCGTTTCCGCGTGATCCCGAACCCCGTTCGGGACTTTGCCCGTATTGTTCGTCATGTGTACGGACCTTGTTGCGGCCGGACGCCCGGCGGGCCCGAGGCGGTGATGCCGACGTGAGGCCGGGCGTGCGGCTCGGCATCGATGTCGGCAGCGTCCGCATCGGGGTGGCGCGCAGCGACCCCGCCGGGATCTTGGCCACTCCGCTGGAGACCGTCCGGCGGGGCAAGGGCGACCTGGACCGGATCGCCGAGCTGGTGGCCGAGCATGAGGCCGTTGAGGTGATCGTCGGCCTGCCCACCTCGCTGTCGGGCCGCTCGGGTCCTGCCGCCGCCCAGGCCCGGCGCTTCGCCGAGGCGCTGGCCGGGCGGCTGTCGCAGCTGCTGCCGGACGGGGGCGTCCGGCTCTACGATGAGCGGCTCACCACCGTCACCGCCGAAGCGGAGCTGCGGCGGTCGGGGGTGCGCGGTAAAGCCCGGCGTCAGGTGGTCGATCAGGCCGCCGCCGCCGTCCTGCTGCAGGCGGCCC contains these protein-coding regions:
- the ruvX gene encoding Holliday junction resolvase RuvX translates to MRPGVRLGIDVGSVRIGVARSDPAGILATPLETVRRGKGDLDRIAELVAEHEAVEVIVGLPTSLSGRSGPAAAQARRFAEALAGRLSQLLPDGGVRLYDERLTTVTAEAELRRSGVRGKARRQVVDQAAAAVLLQAALDGERLTGRPPGEIVRGSS